A window of Gorilla gorilla gorilla isolate KB3781 chromosome 5, NHGRI_mGorGor1-v2.1_pri, whole genome shotgun sequence genomic DNA:
actcgttttcaaaaaaaaaaaaaaggtcaggtgtggtggctcgcacctgtgcacctgtaatcccagcactttgggaggccaaggcgggtggatcacaaggtcaagagattgagaccatcctggcaaacatggtgaaacccaatctctactaaaaatacaaaaattagctgggcatggtggcgcatgcccgtagtcccagctactcgggaggctgaggcaggagactcgcttgaacccaggaggtggaggttgcagtgagccgagattgtgccactgcactccagcctggtgacagagtgagactaaaaaaaaaaaaaaaaaagttgggggagtgggggagaagCAAAGAGAAGAGTGAATGGAACGAGGTGGGCACCAGACAGGGACGATGGGGCGCCAGAGGGTGAGGTTCTTCTTGCCCGAGGATCTCTCCTCCACAGCACCCGCCCCCCCAGCTGATCACCTTTATGGCCAATCCGTTTTCCCAAATGGCGTCGTATTGGCTTCCACTGGGGAGGTACAGGGTTCCTTCGCCGTGAAACATGCCATCCTTCATTTCCCCAACATATATTGTTTCGGTAGGGAGGATGTACTTGGCTTTGCCCTCCATCCTGTAAAGACACAGGGAAATCACTGAGCCCTGTGTGACAGCTGGAGgatcagagctggcaggcaacagagtgagcaggAACCCCGTTCTCAACATTCTCATCCTTCTCATCCCAGCAGTACTctgctgaaaacaaaatttttgttttgtttccctcaAAAGCTCAAAAACGAAAAGAGGGGAATAGAGTTTGCTCTGTTCATTCTCCCCTTCACCTAGAGGCTCACTCTCACCTTGGAGTTCACACTGCTCCCTGAAATAAACCCCCTTAGTAGGCCCAGAGAGTGTAGAGATGTGCCCAAAACCACACACAGTAAAAACTGTGGACACTAGAGCCCAGGTTTTCTGGCAGCTGGTTCTGTGATTTCTCTGTCCCCCATGACCAATCCATCCTTGCCTATTATGCCACTAGTGGAATATTAGGGAAAACATGAAATTTAGAGACAGGAGTAAGGGTTTGAAGCTTAccaccattatatatatatatataaaatcgtggatattgatattgtttggctgtgtccccacccaaatctcatctggaattgtagctcccataatccccacatgtcatgggagggactcagtgggaggtaactgaatcatgggggtgggtttttcccatgctgttctcatgatagtgaataagtctcatgagatctgatggttttataaagggcaattcccctgaacatgctctcttgcctgctgccatgtaagatgtgcctttgctccccctttgcctccaccatgatcgtgaggccttcccagccatgtggaactgtgagtccattaagcctctttcctttatagattacccagtctttggttatgtccttacagcagcatgagaacagactaatacagatacttTCCCAAACCTCTTTGCttgtgcctccctcccttccttcccttccttctttccttccaaacagatatttacagagcacCTATATTTTGTCAGGGACTATGCTGATGGTCCAACTTGCTGAATACAACACAGATTCAACAGTGATCAAGGCAGATGCAGTCCCTGTCCTCGGgggctcacagtctagtgggcGACAAAATTGAGTAATTATACAatgtgtgataagtgctatgcAGGAGGAAGACAGGCTCATACAGGAGAACAAGGCAGGGACACCAGCTTGACCAGTTGACtagcttctttgttttgttttttgtttttttcccaagaccagatcttgttctgtctcccaggctggagtacagcggtgtgatcatggctcaatgcagcctcaatctcctgaactcaagtgatcctcccacctcagcctcccaagtagttggaaccacaggtgtgccccaccacgcctggcttatttaatttttttttttttttgtagagatggggtttccctatgttgcccagggtgatctagaactcctgggctcaaatgatcctcctgcctcagcctcccaaaatgttgggattataggtgtaagccactgcaccgggctgaCCAGTTTCTTTATGGGTGAAATGGCTGCAATTAATACAGGTAACATATAACTATTTTCCTAGTAAAGGGCCTGACATATagtgagtgcttaataaatatgctttcattcattccttctccaTTCCTCCTAACAAGCTGAAGGCTCCTCTCCTAACTCTGACCTTTTTAAGGCTTTTGCTAGTACCTCTGTCGGGATGCGTAACACTTTCTATCTTGTTTTGTAATTAGATATCTTATCTCCGGTATTTAAGATAAGCTTCTTTAAAGGAAGACTTTGGTATCCTCAGCTCCTAGAACCACTAAGCAGGGGCTTCATAAACGTCTCCTGAgtaaagaatgaaggaaacagaaagagtAGTCAGTGAACAGAGTGGATGACAAAGTTGTTGAGATAACTGAGTGAGACGATGGTTGTGAAACTATAGCAGAATGCCCGGCATAGAACAAGAAATTGAAAactatttcacttttattctagTGCAAGACATGGGGGGAAGGGagaattcctcttctccttccctcctgtaCTCTTTGCTTGAGCTCACATCTATCATTTCTAAGCACCATCTCCATATTCAAGTTCTACACCCTTCTCTGAGGTTAGACCCCACCCCTTTTCTTACCTCGAACTGGACATCACTGTTCAGACCTCTCACAGACATCTCCAACTCGCCTAAAACAGAACTCATCTCCTCCTCCCCTAAGCAGCACCTCCTTAGAGTTCTCTATTTCCATGAATGGTATCAGAATCCTCTGGTTCAAGGCcaggagctgggcccagggctggggctgtaaGCCATCTCTGGACGGGACTGGAGCCAATCAGCTGCCAACTCCTGGCAGTAAAATCCCCAAACCTCtcctacatttttctctttcctgcggCTTCACTGCTTCTGCCTTGGCCCAGGGTTCTGCTGCCTCCTACTGGGAcaactgcagtgagctctgagctGATCTCCCCATCTTCACttttcctgcttccctcctctctgtccctccttctctccttctcctcccttcttctttttctccttcactctctctctctttcccttcctttctccctccttctcttccattttaaaaaattcattcaaggtGAAAAGCCTGCCTTCTAAATTCAAAgtaagttaaaaagaagaaaaaaaccactttATAGTGAAGGCTTCAATCCATAATAAGGATATGATTTCCAGATCTCAAATACCtatcaattagctgggcatggtggcgcatatctgtggtcccagctactggggaggctgaggtgggaggatcgcttgagtctggtgGGGTGGacattgctgtgagccaagactgcaccactgcactccagccagagccctccagagtgagaccctgtctcaaacaaaccccTCAAAAcctatgattcattcattcattcattcagccaacatttactgagtctCTACCACACATATGCATTATGAGGAGAGTTACAGAGatgaaataagttttatttcctGATGCTTGGCCCTACCAGGATCTATCAGTGGTTCCTCCACCACCAGAATTGTGCACGGTATTGAAATTTCTTTGCCAGAGCACAGACCGCCTGTCCAGCTTCCCTTTGCATAACTCCTCTGGGCACAACCCACTCTCCTGCCAAACTGAACTGCCAGCTCTACTCCATACATGCCCTCTGGGCTattgctcatgctgttccctctgcctagaaactTCTAGAAAAAGAATTCTTCACCTTGCATCTCCAACCACCTAAATCCTACCCAACCTTCAAGGCCCATTTCAAATACTATCTCTTCCACGAAGCCTTTAAGGACGGCTCCGACTGTATGTGGCCTCTGAAGGGCCCCAGCAGCAGGGCTCTATTGTAGGAAGCACGTGGGCTTTACAGTCTGATCGACCTGGGTTTTAATACCTGCTCTGCCAAATGCTaactgggtgactttgggcaagtttacTCCGAGCCTtacttttcccatctgtaaaacaggataaCGATATCTATCTCAAAGAGTCCCTGTGAAGAGAAGATGCAGGCAAAGCCACCCAGAGCACAGTAGTTACTACATAAATGCTATGGGCGTCCCTTCCTCCCCTGTGTCTGTAGGTCTCTTCTGGCACTTACCTTGTGGTGCTTTGGAGTGGAGTTATCTAGAACTCCATTGTGCGACTACTCCAAAGAAACCATAATATTGAGGTCAGACAGATACtacattaacctttttttttttttaatattcacatGTGGTACAGGGAAATCATGTctctttaaaggttttttttaaagtagatttatTGAAGTGTAATTGACATACAATAGGCCACgtgtttaaagtgtacaatttgacaCGTTTTGACATCACCTGGGAAAACATTATTACAATCAAGACAAAATATCTACTTCCCATAAAAGTTTCTGCATGCCTTTCTGTAATACTTCCTCCTTGCCCCTGACCACAATCCTCATCTCTAGGTGActactgatctactttctgtcaccatagatttgcattttctagaattttacataaatggaatcatacagtatctaCTCTTTTTGTCTGGCCTCTTTCAGTTAACAtaattttttgagattcattcatgttgttctgTGTACCAAtagttcactcctttttattgctgagtagtattccaatgaatggatataccacaattagTTTCTTCATTCCCGTTgatgacatttgggtttgtttctagttttggttattataaataaggCTGCTATGAGTACTTGTATACATGTCTTTGTGTAGATATACACTTTCGTTTCTGGGGTAAATACCTATAAGTGGAATGGctgtttaacttttcaagaaactgccaaacttttccaaagcaGTCGTACCATTTGATGTTCCTATCAGCCATGGAGAGTCTACATAAACTTTTTAAACCAAACGTTAAATATCAACTTCCTACTGTATAGAGAGGTTACTCTATTCATTTAAACTCCAAGAGGAAAATATCCCctccctaaattaaaaaaaatcgatTGAGTATCTACCATTTGTAAATAACACCCATATATGATCATTACATATTCCTTGAAACACTGCTGCTGAATGTGCATtgctttcccattttacagatgaggaaactgagatatgGATGGTTGATTAAGTGTACAACAAGCAAATGGCAGACTTGAGCCCAGACCTGTCTCATGCTCTCATTACATGCTGAAATTTGAGATGCCCCAAATAGAATTCTAGTTAACTgttgttaaaaacacaaaatcaatacAGAATAACACATGTCCAACTTATGAAAAGAAGTATAACAAGTGAAAAACTGCTGACTTCTTGCTAGTTATGGGAAATTGGGAAGCCCTGTTCAGGTCTGGAAATCCCTATTGTGGTTACAGAGGTACCAGACAACCTCAAGCAAAGCCCAAATTCCTAGGGCCAAAGCATGGAAATGGCTGATTTGGCACAAAAACCCAATGAAAATACACAGAAGGCCAAAGGCAAATGGTTGAAAGCCTTCCCTCTTTTACCTtgtctgtgtgtttctctctcaCCCATATACAGCCCGTCAAAAATTAATGTAGTTTCTCAACTTTTTGTGCCTGAAATGcccaataccccatctctatctGCCAAAATTCTACCACCTTCACTGTAGCAGGGCCTTGTGAAAAGTAAGAATGTGGTTTGGACAGAggattgggttcaaatcctgactctgttaCTTCCTAGCTGTGTATCCATAATGGTGGGCCAGTCATTTTGCTTCTCTTAACTTCTGTTCCTTTATTTGCAAGGTTAGCCTGAACTATCTCACTGAGTAGTGAGAGGGAGTACACACCAAGCACCTCAGCCACTTACCTGATGAGTAGGATAAGTGTCTCAAGCCCTGTAAGGGTCACCTTTGTTACCTGGAAAGATAATAACATCTTCCTTGCAAAATTGATGTAATGATTAGAGAGATAGCATCCCATAGCATTCCTACCACCCTCTCTAGGAATCTATCTCCTATCCCTGTCCAGACCACAGATCCCTCTTTCCTATTAACTCAAAATGCCCTGGAATTCCACCAACTTGTGAATGCAGAGCCCCAAGGTGGGAGTGCTTCACAGTCCCGACAACTAGCACTGGTTCAGCAAACCACTTCATATCGtccagccttggtttcctcagctataaaaacAAAGATTCCACTTTCTTCATCCAGGGTGGTTGGCAAAAAAGAGTGGCCACCTCTGtgtttcctctgcttctctctacTACAGCTCTTATCACACTGAATCGCAGTTATCTGTTATGTCTACTAGTCGCATCATGTTTGAATGAACTTTCTGAAGACAGGGATTGTGCCCAGAGTCAATTCCAGGGCCTGGTACTTGGTAGCCACTCAACATTGTTgaattgctgggcacggtggctcatgcaagaggatcacttgagcccaggagtatgagaccagcttggacaacatagcaagacgccgTGTCTACAAAAGGCGTTGAAAAATTTGCTGGGGGTAGTGGTGCACaccggtagtctcagctacttgggaggctgaggcggcaagATTGTTTGAGCGtagggggtcgaggctgcagtaagcagtgaacaggccactgcactccagccagggcaacagagcgagatcttgtctgaaaataaaacaaaaacgagagagagagaaagaaagagaggaaggtaggaaggaaggaaggaagaaaggaaggaaggaggaaaagaaaagaaaaaaaaactgttgaattGTTTTTTACTACTAGTCCACTACAGTGATTTGTGTATAAAATCCTCTATAATAATCCCTAGATCGTGAACTCCTCCTGGAAGGAAGCGACCGTGTAGATTCAGATTAGCCAGTCTCTCTTCCCTAATCttcgtgtttgtttttgtagcatTTACCAttatctgtaattattttattacttatttgtttattggcaATACATCTCCAACTGGATTATAAACTCCCTAAGAGCAAGGatcttgacattttaaatattcctatgtTTAAAACTGGCagatagcacacacacacagtcaatgcacacacacatataagtatatatggaaTGAATGCATCTCAGCTTTGCTGCTTGTTAGATACGGTCCTTGAAAAAATCACTCGGGCAAGTTTgtgaaagtgcctggcacaaggtGTTTCGCAGAAGCAAAAAGCCGTTTTTTTCCAGTCACAGCTATTCAAGGTATAGTAAGTGAATCAAATGAGCCCCTTACCTCCCATCTACATATTCCCCGATATATTTGCTCCCTGTGTACTCCATGGCGCCTGTTTTTAGCTTCCAGCTGTTAGGATCCGGAGTCTCAGTGGATACGGCATCACTATGACAACCTGGAGGGGTGGGCGGAGCCGAATCGAAGCCCCACCCCGCCGGAGGCCGAAGAGTTCTCGGTATTGCGCACGCTCCCTCGCTCGTGGTTGGGCAGGGCGATACGCCTGCGTGTTGCCGGATGCGCATGCGCAGGCGCCGTGTGGCACTCGGCGGTCGAAAGGGGAGTTCGAGGAGACGGGGGAGACGCGGCTGAGGGCTTCTCGTCGGGGTCGGGGCTGCAGCCGTCATGCCGGGGATAGTGGAGCTGCCCGCTCTAGAGGAGCTGAAAGTAGATGAGGTGAGGCTATCCGGAGGACAGGCAAGGGAGACATGGGGCTGCGGCTTCTCGGGCCTGGGCCTAGCCCCGCTTGGGCTCCGCGGATCCTGGGACCCGGGCCCCCCTCCCCAGTCCTCCAACGCATATACAGGTCGACCCCCGGAGGTCCCCTCCGCAGCTTTGGGAGTCGCCTCCCCTCTCTACCCCACCCTGTCGCATCCTGCAGTGGCTCTAGAATCCTCCCCCTTTCGCCCTCCACAGCGACCTGTTTCTCCTTCCGTGAATAATAGTGATACATTTTATTAAGCACCAACCAGTCATTTTCCTTAGCTTATGTCGCTTAATCCTCAAACTTGCATGCGAGGTGAGTATACAACCCTAGGGGCTCACAGTCGAGGGGGACGGTCACCTACCTTGAAGTGGTATCACCGGTGCCGAGTGCATAGAGTGGGGTGACGAAGCCGCGGGAAAATGAGACAATATTGGAGCGTGCATCTACTCACAGCCTTGGGAAGGTGTTTGGTAACAGGACCCATTTAAAGCATTCGTTTATTCAAGAGATATCATTTGAGTAATTAACGTGTACACGTAACGCTGGAAGAGATGTACTTCGTGCTTTCATGGACTTTACAATCCAGTagggagacagacacataaaGAGGCAGTCACAGTACAATGTAGTTAGTGCTGTGAGAAGTGAAGTAGAAACATACCCTACTAATTATAGCTAACATGATCAAGTCCTTTCTAGATACCAGGCAGGATGCTAATTACTTTCCATGCATTAATTCATTGAATCCTCCCAGCAACACTATAaggtaggatatatatatatatatatatatatatacaccatatatatatatatacacaccatatatatatatatacaccatatatatatacacaccatatatatatatatacaccatatatatatatatacaccatatatatatatatacacaccatatatatatatatacacacacacaattggtcatatacatatatatacacacacacacacacaattggtcGTAACGTTATAAATAAGGAATTAGTCCCCGAGAGTagaaatgatttgcccaaggtcacggaGCTCGTAAGTAATAGAGCTGGAAGTGAACCCAGGTCTGATTTTAAAACCAGTGCTTTTCCACTATATTATGGGTGAGAACTCACAAGAATGAGACGGCCTAGCAGAACTTGTGTGTTTAGGGAGCCAAGTACAGTTTGATGTGAccctagtggtggtggtgggaagcaGCAGGTGCTGAGCCTGGAGAGGCAACTCGGGCTGAGATAGGACTTGGAAGCAGCTTCTACAAGGCCAGACCAAACAGTTTGGACTTGATCCAGTAAGGGAGGTGGTGGGAAGAGGTGGAAGGTTTTAAGGCAGAGGAGTGTCATGGCCGGGCTGGATAGTAGAACAGGCTGTATTAAAGGAGAGGAAGGCCAAGACTAGAAATGATGTACCAGCAATGATATACCAGGCACCATGttaagtattttgtttgtttgttttgttgtttttgagagtctcgctctgtcgtccaggctggagtgcagtggcgcgatattggcccactgcaacctccacctcccgggttcaagcgattctgctgcctcagcctcccgagtagctgcgactacaggcgctcatcaccacatccggctaatattttgtatttttagtagagacggggtttcaccgtgttagccaggatggtttcgatctcctgacctcgtaatctgcctgcctcagcctcccaaagtgctgggattacaggcgtgagcccccgcgcctggccATATGTTAAGTCTTCTACCTGCAATGCTTCATTTAATCTTAGATGCCTGTGAGAGTGGCAACTGTTATTTTCCTCAGAGGAAGAAATTATTAGCTATGTTCAGGTACTTTATTATATTAAAGTGACATTTACTCTGAGGTGGCAGAGGGGAGCTGCCATGTGGCCCCCACTCTTTTGTTCCCCCCGGTGAaccacccccctgcccccaccccatgtaGCTGGGTTAATCTTGAGTTGCTGTATTTCTTGTTGCAATTTTTATTAGGTTCAACAAACATCTGAAGTTCTACTTCATACAACTGATGTATCTGAAATACATTTGCCTTTACTCTTCACACAATTGAATGAACATAcgaataattacataaataactaaaatacaagACAAGGTGTGATTAAATACTATGAAAGGGGGAAGATGTGGTTTAGGAAAAGATTTGAAGTTGTATCTAAATTCTAGGCCTACCTGCCGGTCACCTTGATTACTTGATTTTAGCATTTGCAGACACGGTTATTTGTAAGATGAGGTGATCCCAGCTATAAAATTCTCTGAAACTAAAAAGGGAATAGAGAAAGCACTTTTTGGGCATAATGTAAGACATGACTAAATGGCATATGAAGAATGGCATTTATGGGCGGAGATGAAGAGAAGACCCCTCCCTCTAAGTGAGGGTAGGGTCCGAGCAAAAGTAAGGAGATAGGAAAATGCAGAGAGTCAAAAAGGAGTTCAGTGTTTTGAGAGAACAGTAAATAGTCAGTCCCTTTTTGAAATGTTGCGGGTGAGAAGGGTGGAAAGATAGTTTGGGTCCAGAAGCCTTTCGGTACCCGTTAAGAAGTTGAGGCTTTATTCTGCTGTTAAGGCTGAATGAGAGTTTGGTTGCTAATATAACAGCAGAGTAAAATAAGAATTGTCATTTAGGGAGATCATGGTAGCAGCTGTGTGAAGAAtggattgaagaaagaaaaagaaaagcagggagaCTGGTCTCAGTGGCTCTGAAAATTATTCAGAAAGATGTTAATGATCCCAGTGTAATTGGTGCTTACAGAGACTGTGCTTACAGAGAGCAAAGAACAAGTATATCTAGAATTGATCAGACTTAGCAATGGATTAGATATTGGAGGTAGGGAACGTTGAAGAATCAAAGTCAGATTTGCAGCGTGGCAATAGTACTGGTGAAGCCAGAAAAAGAAGCCCGTTTGGAGAGCGAGTTAAATACATTTTGGACCTCATTGGCTTAGGAGTTATGACACATCCCCATTGAAAAAGCAGTCAGAAGCTTTGGACTGGAAAGTCCTTGGACACATTTGATAATtttgagtaaaaacaaaaatagctaatatttatggtGTGCTTTCGATGTGATAGGCactgttcttattatttttatatatattaactcatttaatcttcataacagttCTATTAAGTACTATTCTCTGTTTTACATAAATTTAGGAAAACTCAAGGCATGGTATAAATAAAGTACTATAAAAAGAGGTACAGACGTAGTTTAAGGAGACAAGGACAGGACTAGAAGGTTGATTGGCTCTAGATGGTGACTTTGTCTCAGTTTCCACACCTGCAGACTGTGTAGCCCTGCTGTGCAGTGAGGCTGTTGTGAGAATAAATGAGAAGGATGTTGAAATTCTGTGTTGTTTGAGACAAAGAGATCTGAATGAATTTGAGACGATATTCATGGTAAACAGCTGTGAAAGGATGTTGTTTCTGTTGGAATTCATCAGTCTCAGTGAAGAAGCAGGTGAGGGGATATGGTGACATCTCAGGCTCATCCACCTCAGTGATGGTGATATAATGGGAAGAAGCCTGGTTGGAGGTCACAATCACTGTGTTCTAGTTCTGGGGTTGCCACTGACTCACTGTGTTGTCTCTAGCACATCCctctttttcattaattatgAAACAGACTCaatgtcttcctttattttcctgtgaCTGGGATGGTGTTTTATATGCTCAGCAACATGTGTATACCTTCATTTTGATAAGATTTCCACATTTGTAGGGAAATAAATAATGTGTCAGGCTTTTTGGGCCGTATAGTTTTGGGCCTTTGAATAATTGAATCAGCCAGTTAAAGCTCTTTTAAGGCATATGACAAGTAAATATAACtaacttaattattaaaatatattaagcttTTAGAAAAGTTTGAGTGTTAGTTTTTATTCTCCTAGCTGTTTATAGgtaataaaacaagcaaatgtGTGCCAGTTTAcctaaataaattcttttattttcaaaaactttaataCTAAAACTTTAcagattttaaacataaatttattagagTCATCATGGCAGATTTCACTTATGTCATAACTTTATCTTTGATAATTATAACAGTTGCACTATTAATAGACATAGTCATAACTTTATTCTCCTTTCTGTAGTGTATAGATTAATTACTCTTGTCatctttccttgccttttattaataACCTAGCTGCATAAagtgcataaaaaataaaattacagctgggcgtggtggcccatgcctataatcccagcactttgggaggctgaggtgggaggatcatctgaggtcgggagtttgagaccagcctgaccaacatggaggaaccccgtctctaccaaaaatacaaaatttgctgggtgtggtagtgcatgcctgtaatcccagctactcaggaaggctgaggcaggagaatcacttgaacccgggaggtggaggttgcggtgagccgagattgcgccactgccctccagcctggacaagagtgaaacttggtctcaaaaaaataataaaataaaattacagactgTTCTCACacagcaatttttaattttacaaatcaaaTTCAGTAGTGTATTAAAGCATAATACACTGTGACAGACTAGATTTTATTCTAGAAATACATTGGATCAGTTTTACAAAATCTGTTAATGCTCTatgttacatttataaattaatgaaaacaaagccTAAAAATTTTAGTCTTTTCTGGTATAGAAAACAACAGTAAAGCAAAACTAATtagaattagaaagaagctttcttaaCAAGGAATATCCAAACAACTATATTCCAGATACCAACAGCAAATATTATACcaaacttgcttttaattttagaaaaagggaAGGTTGTCTGCTGTCATTGCTCTTCATCTGTATTGTCCTGAAGGGGTTGGTTAAAgcaataaaataggaaatgagaataagaagaaaaaaataaagtagcagaagggaaagagacagtttttatttgtaaatggcaGTTTTTCTGTTAATCTTCTTGAGTTTTGTGTCAGAACTAACAAGAGTTCAGTAAGATGACTGGAGAGAAAATACAGTATACAAGCAAGCAGTAAACAGTTTGAAAGTCTAATAGAAAAACTATCCTATTTAGATAGTATCAAAAGTGCTAAAATACTGAGGAATAAACAAGAAATGTTCAAGGTCCCTATAATGAAGGAAACTAGTTTTAACCAAAGGACAAGAATGACTTGACtatgaataaatggagagaaatactGTGTTGTGGATGAGAAGGTGTGATTGATGTATTCATATCTGTTTTCTAATTATTGTATCCCCATTTTCTAGCAAAGAGTGGGTGCTCAACAGCTACTTGTGCTAGACACTATTTTGGGTGCTTGGTGTGTACCGTattcaacattatatttaattacCATAGCTTAATATAGGGAGAATTGATATCTTTACAGTAGTGGATCTCTGTTGAAAACAAAATCCCTTCCCTCTGGGAGCTTATGTTCTAGTCACACACAGACCACTCAGGGGCtcttaaaattattgagaaagatgTTAATGACCCCAGTGTAATTGGTGCTTAATACAGAAACTGTGCTTACAGAGAGGAAAGAACAAGTATGTCTAGAATTGATCAGACTTAGCA
This region includes:
- the LOC129534555 gene encoding MORN repeat-containing protein 5-like, with product MTAAAPTPTRSPQPRLPRLLELPFRPPSATRRLRMRIRQHAGVSPCPTTSEGACAIPRTLRPPAGWGFDSAPPTPPGCHSDAVSTETPDPNSWKLKTGAMEYTGSKYIGEYVDGRMEGKAKYILPTETIYVGEMKDGMFHGEGTLYLPSGSQYDAIWENGLAIKGTYTFVDGLHYDEKNWHYCDGYDRRFYTEILNGLKPAGMAQLTNMDPPRKIPRGYYDCGDGFYNPVTRVVKGYRNRFLRNTGRFLPTLQHVFSSPTYKYVHLYVQMYAHT